One stretch of Brevibacillus laterosporus DNA includes these proteins:
- a CDS encoding N-acetylmuramoyl-L-alanine amidase, whose translation MFVMKYPIQTKYLTPRTKRRSGIPMNRVGFIVAHDTGNPGSTALANISYYQNTCNSSSVSAHTFIDDTSVCECIPATTGKPEKAWHVLYDIPLDNQWFGGDANDIAIGVELCYGEYRKNGIIRQKVNDSEAYKRYVWYIAYLCYLYHLLPEKHIVGHCDLDPQRKLDPTKNAFKRMNITWKQFIQDVNKEYQACTEKSNSSVPVHDESIVGDEKELKLAEWQFDMLVQALEDLTQRGYLTDKAWVEKAKTKTLTQSELSFIMTIVLQRNLKGESK comes from the coding sequence ATGTTTGTCATGAAATATCCAATTCAAACAAAATACCTGACTCCAAGAACAAAAAGACGTTCGGGGATTCCTATGAACCGTGTAGGTTTTATCGTGGCCCATGATACGGGAAACCCTGGATCAACAGCGCTTGCCAATATTAGTTATTACCAAAATACTTGCAACAGCAGCAGTGTATCTGCCCACACATTTATCGATGACACAAGCGTCTGTGAATGTATCCCAGCTACTACTGGCAAGCCTGAAAAAGCATGGCATGTTCTGTACGACATACCTTTGGATAATCAATGGTTTGGTGGGGATGCCAATGATATTGCAATCGGGGTAGAGCTTTGTTACGGAGAGTATAGAAAAAACGGGATCATTAGACAAAAAGTAAATGATTCTGAGGCATATAAACGCTATGTATGGTACATCGCATACCTTTGCTATTTATATCATTTGTTACCGGAAAAGCATATTGTTGGTCATTGTGATCTTGATCCACAACGTAAATTAGATCCCACCAAAAATGCCTTTAAGAGAATGAACATCACGTGGAAACAATTTATTCAGGATGTGAATAAAGAATATCAAGCATGTACAGAAAAATCCAATTCTTCAGTCCCTGTACATGACGAATCAATAGTGGGAGATGAAAAAGAATTGAAACTAGCTGAGTGGCAATTCGATATGCTGGTCCAAGCGTTGGAAGACCTTACACAAAGAGGTTATTTAACTGATAAAGCTTGGGTTGAAAAAGCTAAAACCAAAACGTTAACACAGAGTGAACTTAGTTTTATTATGACTATCGTGTTACAACGCAATCTAAAAGGTGAATCTAAATGA
- a CDS encoding sigma-70 family RNA polymerase sigma factor: MKQAKGTTEILDIRILNPIFDFVLSGVHVADREDVKHDSIVRILTAMNKGAIKKDIFTFSHTVIRRTVMDYYRKKRRMIIQKSTMVHFCDGADDEKGSTTDHFVGVDYEVGYGLADLRNDYLFHKDLFTNQEQKIISYMLFTEDGIDMKPTQISNQLGLNKSHASRAMNKLKHVCLV; the protein is encoded by the coding sequence ATGAAACAAGCAAAAGGTACTACAGAAATTCTGGATATTAGAATTTTGAATCCAATATTTGATTTTGTGCTGTCCGGGGTGCACGTAGCTGATAGAGAGGATGTAAAGCATGATTCCATTGTCCGGATACTAACTGCAATGAACAAAGGGGCCATCAAAAAGGATATCTTTACTTTTTCTCATACGGTAATTAGGAGAACCGTCATGGACTATTATCGAAAAAAAAGACGAATGATCATTCAAAAAAGTACGATGGTTCATTTCTGCGATGGAGCCGACGATGAAAAGGGATCTACTACTGATCATTTCGTTGGCGTAGATTATGAAGTGGGTTATGGATTGGCTGATTTGCGCAATGATTATTTGTTTCATAAAGATCTATTTACAAATCAGGAACAGAAAATCATTAGCTATATGCTGTTTACGGAAGATGGAATAGATATGAAGCCGACACAAATTTCCAATCAACTAGGTTTAAATAAGTCCCACGCTTCACGAGCTATGAACAAACTTAAGCACGTATGCTTGGTATAA
- a CDS encoding lytic transglycosylase domain-containing protein — MIIVMKSMMVTFLIIAEFTTYYPNFEWDNTPVKQGNTPSIAVTTSTSTQQKQVEQIIIQHMLSRNIATTDAINISNHILTFSGKYNVDPYIILAMIELESHYQPKAIGKHGDTGLMQILPATQRYMGITGDLTNPEVNIHVGCKYLAYTQNRFGSDLGIVAYNQGEGNIVRGTYKTNYLTKVKKIWLTIKK, encoded by the coding sequence ATGATAATTGTAATGAAATCCATGATGGTTACTTTTCTGATAATAGCCGAGTTTACTACTTATTACCCAAATTTTGAATGGGATAATACCCCAGTAAAACAAGGAAATACTCCTTCGATTGCTGTAACAACGTCAACTTCTACACAGCAAAAGCAAGTTGAACAGATAATCATACAGCATATGCTCTCTAGAAATATTGCAACTACAGACGCGATCAATATATCCAACCATATTCTTACTTTTTCTGGAAAATACAACGTAGATCCTTATATTATATTGGCCATGATCGAGTTGGAAAGTCATTATCAACCAAAGGCGATTGGCAAACATGGGGATACCGGACTTATGCAAATCTTACCCGCCACGCAAAGATATATGGGCATTACAGGAGATCTTACAAATCCAGAAGTAAATATTCATGTTGGATGTAAGTACTTGGCTTATACACAAAACAGATTTGGATCAGATTTAGGAATAGTTGCCTACAATCAGGGAGAGGGAAATATCGTACGTGGCACATACAAAACAAACTATCTGACAAAAGTAAAAAAGATATGGTTAACCATTAAAAAATAG
- a CDS encoding DUF1266 domain-containing protein translates to MYLNTENWGIENKEDLLQSLQWLSKEGHRHSFDEMKFFLSTLSERDQLHYIESIPKTSEKYRDYRIVKAYMDRLPLAGIAAWDWGRYANLCRKGAFVGYLSDDEALKLAKQVAVIAQQQYSSWQGFGTSFLIGRQFWWAQTTSESAEKMARFARNLILHPNSLWNQLDWNLPLE, encoded by the coding sequence ATATATTTGAATACGGAAAATTGGGGAATTGAGAACAAGGAAGATTTACTTCAATCACTCCAATGGTTATCAAAAGAAGGACATCGACACTCATTTGATGAAATGAAGTTTTTTCTCTCTACGTTATCCGAGCGTGATCAATTACATTACATTGAGTCTATTCCTAAGACAAGTGAGAAGTATAGGGATTATCGCATTGTGAAAGCATATATGGACAGACTTCCGTTAGCAGGGATTGCTGCGTGGGATTGGGGTAGATATGCTAACCTGTGTCGGAAAGGAGCTTTTGTTGGCTACCTTTCAGATGATGAGGCACTAAAACTAGCAAAACAAGTTGCCGTCATTGCTCAACAACAATACTCAAGCTGGCAAGGGTTTGGAACAAGCTTTCTGATAGGAAGACAATTCTGGTGGGCACAGACAACTAGTGAGAGTGCCGAGAAAATGGCACGTTTTGCACGGAATTTGATCTTACATCCGAACAGCCTGTGGAATCAGTTAGATTGGAATCTCCCATTGGAATAG
- a CDS encoding LysR family transcriptional regulator, which produces MEIRQLQYFLMLCNELHFTEAAYKLGISQPTLSQQIRVLEDELGLPLFDRIGKKTVKTEAGNLLEHYALQIVQQLENAKNSIEDLTNMNTGHIRVAVLPSDLDYRLTSLLIDFHKEFPNTKVQVIPSIDILHKVLENEVDIGVGLAIQPDSRLIRIPFYTETYSLYVKKEHDLAEKAIILPGDLVNIPLVMYPKGFYGRDLIDTWCKNRDISIDTLMETGSATSLFQLVKEGIGATIQPSQLIESFQSLGIRAISIKDSPIRKLEMFYRKDKYLSQATKAFLQRMHTFFKVK; this is translated from the coding sequence ATGGAAATCAGGCAATTACAATATTTTCTTATGTTATGTAATGAACTTCATTTTACGGAAGCTGCATACAAACTGGGTATTTCACAACCAACACTAAGTCAGCAAATACGGGTATTGGAAGATGAGCTAGGGTTGCCTCTGTTCGATCGTATTGGTAAAAAAACAGTTAAGACCGAAGCAGGTAATCTCCTTGAGCACTACGCTTTACAAATTGTTCAACAACTAGAAAATGCAAAAAATTCCATAGAAGATCTTACAAATATGAATACCGGTCACATACGTGTAGCGGTACTACCATCCGATCTTGATTATCGATTAACATCATTACTAATAGATTTTCACAAGGAATTCCCAAATACTAAGGTTCAAGTGATTCCATCGATTGATATTTTACATAAAGTGCTGGAAAATGAAGTTGATATTGGTGTTGGTTTAGCGATTCAGCCAGACAGTCGTTTAATTCGTATACCTTTTTATACCGAAACATATAGTCTTTATGTTAAAAAAGAACATGATTTAGCAGAAAAAGCCATTATTTTACCGGGAGACTTGGTAAATATACCTTTAGTTATGTATCCGAAGGGATTCTATGGACGTGATTTGATTGATACATGGTGCAAAAATCGAGACATTTCTATCGATACCCTTATGGAAACAGGATCAGCTACTTCCTTGTTTCAACTCGTAAAAGAAGGGATTGGAGCTACTATTCAACCTAGTCAATTGATTGAAAGCTTCCAGTCGCTCGGTATCCGTGCAATTTCAATCAAGGATTCACCTATCAGGAAGTTAGAAATGTTTTATCGTAAGGATAAATATTTAAGTCAAGCTACAAAAGCATTTCTGCAAAGAATGCATACCTTTTTTAAAGTCAAGTAA
- a CDS encoding ABC transporter substrate-binding protein, giving the protein MTADNQASALSATRIYKDSQGHQVDIPAKPQCIVLQGNPIGDLLALGIQPIGIGRRFI; this is encoded by the coding sequence ATGACAGCAGATAATCAAGCGAGTGCCTTATCCGCAACGAGAATATACAAGGATAGTCAGGGTCATCAGGTCGATATTCCGGCTAAACCTCAGTGCATCGTTCTGCAAGGCAATCCAATTGGCGATCTGCTGGCATTGGGCATACAACCGATCGGCATCGGCCGTCGGTTTATCTGA
- a CDS encoding S-layer homology domain-containing protein, which yields MTQQNSFHSEDYIYKKRLFYDNGIRFTEVKAKLINDYKPPSPSLKTHVNQTLSSSAGLISHGTSHFTTTLTLLFYSKKEFADWLQFSGAKHRYYDEKGTIYVGILTGEPDINTAEMETKYIVTIGLSLIRKQEHEYRYKNQFIDMEKHWAKTYVDEMQQRGLISNYEDDGGAVSYFRPDKVCTRAEGIAFLMRTYRHIDRILRGY from the coding sequence GTGACCCAACAAAACAGTTTTCATTCAGAAGATTACATATATAAAAAGCGTCTTTTTTATGATAATGGCATTCGTTTTACCGAGGTAAAAGCAAAACTTATTAATGATTACAAGCCGCCTTCTCCTAGCCTTAAGACACATGTAAATCAAACGCTTTCGTCTTCTGCTGGGCTGATCAGCCATGGAACATCCCATTTTACGACGACGCTCACTCTATTATTTTACAGTAAAAAAGAGTTTGCTGACTGGCTACAGTTTAGTGGGGCCAAGCATCGTTATTACGATGAGAAGGGTACGATTTATGTCGGAATTCTTACTGGAGAACCAGATATTAATACGGCTGAAATGGAAACGAAGTATATTGTTACGATTGGGCTATCTCTTATTCGAAAACAAGAACATGAGTACCGATATAAAAACCAATTTATTGATATGGAAAAGCATTGGGCCAAAACATACGTTGACGAAATGCAACAAAGGGGACTAATTTCCAACTATGAAGATGATGGTGGGGCTGTTTCCTATTTCAGACCAGACAAAGTATGTACACGTGCAGAAGGGATCGCTTTTTTAATGCGGACATACCGTCATATTGACCGAATTCTAAGGGGGTATTAA
- a CDS encoding peptidase M23, with product MAFVSDVNYPTSRLLESIMRRVNAYGTQPRIIIELDKMSYVPGFRQKYDAAKYVYDSVVGNVLSIDGITQLTNDADGTFINGPTELINASMSMPILSSRTMKDKKNDNTHINGMLITDWHDSDPRCSRKRHKGIDLDCEKGDYIHAVWGGRVVKAGWINGYGAAVYIDHGNGWSTRYAHMKPNHLLVNEGETVHAGQQIGIGWNSGLVIKGNGGDGSHLHFEVRQNGNDLNPEPFLRREQVIQAPARTIPTKNTLSADSYVEFSMEATAYHAGCAGCTGITKGGTDVKVWKNDKIIAVDPSVIPLKSKVEVIVGGVSWGEYLADDIGGAIKGNKIDILMENDQKCRAFGRKQVLVRVKSWGDGQVHQSDGQLTHTIATYQFNRTTEKISYHKDFTAKKTALDAIKFTNMVGAEQYMDYDSPNKSVHLLGFKNTDGAGQVKKFTFEHDWFNAGSLGWAYMTNLELEDVVLVKVDGIVVATIKGVNAKYGVAYPPSIPVPKGKHQIEFSLSNPSKASTGRFGILFLKAREFDVESMNSKTIWDYEDTMNSAKNWITYRQAEIKDNGDYQTITTKGGEAGLERVGRVKSFPFTMQFKVKVDANSQGKVYVSDGKKVYQLEITDEGISTNGGTFKTDNKKDFVEYVVVCHNETDMDVYVKKLLPDDKEKWENTGVRGTSVAYGTNRILFAVTKGALHITDVKYAYSNYAIEQFASHMENMYKEKWYEVGSFQYEDTFILESDIMSWEVNSHLDTTSTTAAITLNNGTGQYSPTFERNTIFPDTYKNLPSPYSYWEEGEMRHIISEGTPIRIYAGYGEDVVRIFTGLIKGEIEEDAEAKTITFHCVDRYDTLEEFVFYKPMSYPPEEAYAGDGGAFTWLKSSIVEDIAVTAGLSNWRVHYEDTKYPDYEIEDTVYIDVNKGKNTFMKFNRQTTELEAVTQESVKTVGGWQNPFVASVTFQAGTRAADAIQSLLQDMPYRAYCDRYGTFHAKRLSFLDVPEWQMIDSTKWEFADSTNLLEMTSSTDYSRIRNHLMISGSADLVEHFFDKSLLVATKGNIRTAGMHMPWIEEKDGATMRGLKEEIAKKVFFDMKRQARTKNVVVKGNPLIELLDGCYVYDENTYTAGYYLIKGNRLVGNESGMVNFLELTWHSLPQPT from the coding sequence ATGGCTTTCGTAAGTGATGTAAACTATCCAACATCCAGATTACTGGAATCTATTATGAGACGTGTCAATGCATATGGCACACAACCTCGCATAATTATTGAGCTAGACAAAATGTCATACGTACCTGGATTTCGACAAAAATATGATGCGGCCAAGTACGTATATGACTCAGTAGTAGGTAATGTGCTGTCCATTGACGGGATTACCCAATTGACCAACGATGCAGATGGCACATTTATTAATGGACCGACAGAACTAATTAATGCTAGTATGTCAATGCCGATTTTGTCGAGTAGAACGATGAAGGATAAGAAAAATGACAATACCCATATTAACGGGATGCTTATCACAGATTGGCATGATTCCGATCCAAGATGCTCCCGAAAAAGGCACAAAGGGATCGATTTGGACTGTGAAAAAGGAGATTATATTCATGCAGTATGGGGTGGCCGTGTCGTAAAAGCAGGATGGATAAATGGATATGGTGCTGCTGTGTACATTGATCACGGAAACGGTTGGTCTACTCGTTACGCCCACATGAAACCGAATCACCTGTTGGTTAATGAAGGAGAAACGGTTCATGCTGGTCAACAAATTGGCATTGGCTGGAATTCAGGACTTGTGATTAAAGGAAACGGAGGAGACGGTTCACACCTCCACTTTGAGGTACGGCAGAATGGTAATGATCTAAATCCAGAGCCATTCCTACGAAGAGAACAGGTAATTCAGGCACCTGCTCGTACCATTCCTACCAAAAATACTTTGTCAGCAGACTCTTATGTTGAGTTTTCGATGGAAGCAACTGCCTATCATGCAGGATGTGCAGGGTGTACAGGCATTACAAAAGGGGGCACGGATGTTAAGGTATGGAAAAATGATAAAATCATCGCTGTTGATCCCTCTGTCATACCTCTTAAAAGTAAGGTAGAAGTCATTGTAGGTGGTGTCAGCTGGGGAGAATATCTGGCAGATGATATAGGTGGAGCCATCAAGGGTAATAAAATAGATATTTTAATGGAGAACGATCAAAAGTGTAGAGCATTTGGCAGAAAACAGGTTCTTGTTCGGGTAAAGAGCTGGGGAGATGGTCAGGTACACCAATCAGATGGCCAGCTTACTCATACCATTGCCACCTATCAATTTAATAGGACAACAGAAAAGATCTCTTATCATAAGGACTTTACGGCGAAGAAGACTGCTTTGGACGCCATCAAGTTTACGAATATGGTGGGTGCTGAGCAGTATATGGATTACGATTCACCAAATAAGTCAGTTCATCTACTTGGATTTAAGAACACGGATGGAGCTGGACAGGTTAAAAAATTTACCTTTGAGCATGACTGGTTTAACGCTGGTAGTTTAGGCTGGGCCTACATGACTAATCTGGAATTAGAAGATGTGGTTCTAGTCAAAGTAGATGGAATCGTAGTAGCTACCATTAAGGGCGTCAATGCCAAGTATGGGGTAGCTTATCCACCTTCTATTCCCGTACCGAAAGGAAAACACCAGATCGAGTTTTCTTTATCTAATCCCTCTAAGGCTTCTACAGGACGTTTTGGCATCCTGTTTTTAAAAGCACGTGAATTCGATGTGGAGTCCATGAATAGCAAAACGATTTGGGATTATGAAGATACGATGAACTCCGCGAAAAATTGGATTACCTATCGACAGGCAGAGATTAAAGATAACGGTGACTATCAAACCATCACGACCAAGGGTGGAGAAGCAGGCCTAGAACGAGTAGGACGAGTGAAAAGCTTTCCATTTACCATGCAATTCAAGGTAAAGGTTGATGCAAATTCCCAGGGAAAAGTGTATGTCTCCGATGGAAAAAAGGTATATCAGCTGGAGATTACCGACGAGGGAATCAGCACCAATGGTGGAACGTTCAAAACAGATAACAAAAAGGATTTTGTTGAGTATGTTGTGGTTTGTCACAATGAAACGGATATGGATGTGTATGTAAAGAAGCTTCTCCCTGATGATAAAGAGAAATGGGAAAATACTGGTGTACGTGGGACATCCGTTGCTTATGGGACAAACCGTATTTTATTTGCTGTTACAAAAGGAGCACTTCACATCACTGATGTTAAGTATGCATATAGTAATTATGCAATTGAACAGTTTGCGAGCCACATGGAGAATATGTACAAAGAAAAATGGTATGAGGTAGGTAGCTTTCAATATGAGGACACGTTTATCTTGGAGAGTGACATCATGTCTTGGGAAGTGAACTCTCACCTAGATACCACCTCAACAACGGCTGCGATCACGTTAAACAACGGAACAGGGCAATATTCTCCTACGTTTGAGAGAAATACCATTTTTCCTGATACCTATAAAAACCTTCCGTCCCCCTACTCCTATTGGGAAGAGGGAGAGATGCGCCATATAATTAGCGAAGGGACACCTATCCGTATCTATGCTGGTTATGGTGAGGATGTGGTTCGCATATTTACTGGGTTGATTAAAGGAGAAATTGAAGAGGATGCTGAGGCTAAAACCATCACTTTTCATTGTGTTGACAGATACGATACATTAGAAGAATTTGTATTTTATAAACCGATGTCTTACCCACCAGAAGAAGCATATGCAGGTGATGGAGGAGCATTTACATGGCTAAAGTCTAGTATTGTTGAAGATATTGCTGTTACGGCTGGATTAAGTAATTGGCGCGTTCATTATGAAGATACGAAATATCCTGACTACGAGATTGAAGATACGGTCTACATTGATGTAAACAAAGGAAAAAACACCTTCATGAAATTTAACAGGCAGACAACTGAATTAGAGGCAGTCACTCAGGAAAGTGTGAAAACGGTGGGGGGCTGGCAAAATCCATTTGTTGCGTCTGTAACTTTTCAGGCAGGGACCAGAGCGGCAGATGCCATTCAGTCGTTGCTGCAAGATATGCCATACAGAGCCTATTGCGATCGATATGGAACTTTTCATGCAAAACGCCTTTCTTTTCTTGATGTACCTGAATGGCAAATGATTGATTCAACAAAATGGGAGTTTGCTGACAGTACCAACTTACTAGAAATGACCTCATCCACAGATTACTCTCGCATTCGGAACCACTTGATGATTTCGGGTTCAGCAGACTTAGTGGAACATTTTTTTGATAAGAGTTTATTAGTAGCCACGAAAGGCAATATTCGAACAGCGGGTATGCACATGCCTTGGATTGAGGAAAAGGATGGGGCTACTATGCGTGGACTGAAGGAAGAGATTGCAAAAAAGGTATTCTTCGATATGAAACGTCAAGCGCGGACCAAGAATGTAGTAGTCAAAGGAAATCCACTTATTGAATTGCTGGATGGCTGTTACGTCTATGATGAGAATACGTACACAGCTGGTTACTATCTGATCAAAGGAAACAGACTTGTTGGCAATGAAAGTGGGATGGTTAACTTTTTGGAACTAACCTGGCATTCTTTACCACAGCCTACGTAG
- a CDS encoding RNA polymerase subunit sigma: MKEILLSQRYLRLRKENIKDMHNTDLIRECKEDNDLLGEFLEENKEFLFSIIKHYKGSIEELCFKFRVTEEELLQHAYIGVLNALQEFDFHRGIKFTTFVVRPIIWEINQLLYNDSRFVRLSRGAVEQIKRMIAIEEKLGYRPSEEEMAKLLDIPVERYKEIARFSDEIEHYHAYENFDVIDQNCHNIEELVVDKVYVEHLLGSPICNDFEKTVMKLIMEGINNTQIAERLQVYPMTINRAIMRIRNKVLNFQSYNKNMQNNVTSKYDREIKIIEEESRLRNKLMCVNEISELLEGYGFDRQAYSTRILYYIRQKVSKTWPDQTDEARKASKKLDSVRSKKRIQAKQAAT; encoded by the coding sequence GTGAAAGAAATCTTGTTAAGTCAACGATACCTCCGTTTACGGAAAGAAAACATAAAAGATATGCACAATACAGATCTTATCAGGGAATGTAAAGAAGATAATGATCTGTTGGGAGAGTTTTTGGAAGAAAATAAGGAGTTTCTTTTCTCGATTATCAAACATTATAAAGGTAGCATTGAAGAATTGTGTTTTAAGTTTAGAGTAACAGAAGAAGAGCTACTTCAGCATGCTTACATTGGTGTTTTAAATGCCCTACAGGAGTTTGATTTTCATAGAGGAATCAAGTTTACAACTTTTGTGGTCAGACCGATCATTTGGGAGATTAATCAATTACTTTACAATGATTCACGATTTGTTAGATTAAGCAGGGGAGCAGTTGAGCAAATAAAACGAATGATAGCAATTGAGGAAAAGCTAGGATATAGACCCAGCGAAGAAGAAATGGCAAAACTTCTGGATATCCCTGTTGAAAGGTATAAGGAGATCGCACGATTCAGTGATGAAATTGAGCATTATCATGCCTATGAGAACTTCGATGTTATAGATCAAAATTGCCATAATATTGAGGAACTTGTGGTGGATAAAGTTTATGTAGAACATTTACTTGGAAGTCCAATATGTAACGATTTTGAGAAAACGGTTATGAAGCTTATCATGGAAGGGATCAATAATACTCAAATTGCTGAACGTTTACAGGTATATCCTATGACCATTAATAGGGCAATAATGCGTATCAGAAATAAAGTTCTGAATTTTCAATCATATAATAAAAACATGCAAAACAATGTAACCTCCAAATATGATCGAGAAATCAAAATTATTGAAGAGGAGAGTAGATTGCGTAACAAACTTATGTGCGTCAACGAAATTTCAGAACTCCTTGAAGGATACGGCTTTGACAGACAGGCATATTCTACTCGAATTTTATATTACATTCGACAAAAGGTAAGCAAGACATGGCCAGATCAGACGGATGAGGCTAGAAAAGCAAGCAAGAAGCTTGATTCAGTTAGAAGTAAAAAGCGAATTCAGGCAAAACAAGCTGCCACGTAA
- a CDS encoding VOC family protein: MTLRLTPYLVMDGNAKEAIQFYEKALDAKVLFNQTFGEMPENPDFPLPADAKERVAHAMLKVGETDLMFSDTCPGQPHQKGNQVTICLATSDKETSKKIFEALQQGGQVSMPLQETHFSPLYGIVTDKFGVTFQIYTEGQQ, translated from the coding sequence ATGACATTGAGATTGACCCCTTATTTAGTGATGGACGGAAATGCAAAGGAAGCGATTCAATTTTACGAAAAAGCATTAGATGCCAAAGTACTCTTTAACCAAACTTTTGGAGAAATGCCTGAAAATCCCGATTTTCCTTTACCAGCAGATGCAAAGGAACGTGTGGCACATGCAATGTTAAAGGTAGGCGAAACGGACCTTATGTTTTCTGATACGTGTCCAGGTCAACCCCATCAAAAGGGAAATCAAGTTACCATCTGTCTTGCAACTAGTGACAAGGAAACATCTAAAAAAATATTTGAAGCCTTGCAGCAAGGCGGTCAAGTGAGCATGCCGCTACAAGAAACTCATTTTAGTCCGTTGTATGGTATTGTAACGGATAAGTTTGGTGTAACCTTCCAAATTTACACAGAGGGTCAACAATAA
- a CDS encoding thioredoxin, with protein MELTFYYRSTCGSCRKLSATLDQIIEKRKLAMRTILTDKHTLGIIYVPTVIISHQGSEIGRFTSALSKSVIEKYLDELQDYIDKHL; from the coding sequence ATGGAATTGACATTTTATTATCGTTCTACTTGTGGTTCTTGCAGGAAATTATCGGCTACTTTGGATCAGATTATTGAAAAAAGAAAGCTTGCGATGCGGACAATACTCACTGACAAACATACACTTGGTATTATATATGTGCCAACTGTAATAATATCGCATCAGGGCTCGGAAATAGGACGCTTTACAAGTGCATTAAGTAAATCTGTAATTGAGAAATACTTGGATGAACTTCAAGATTACATTGATAAGCACCTGTAA
- a CDS encoding glyoxalase: MRIIEIVLQTNRLDEMKSFYGKLLEFPVEKDSAESFTVKAGESKIIFQKPSCDLKAFYHFAFMIPSNKLEESKQWLQNKGIVLYSIDNQDQFFFSDWNATASYFYDPDGNLVEFIAHHSLNNPSDAPFRQNSILQISEIGLPVHDFAEDSKRICEASSQEIWQGDGKQFAAIGNVEGLFIVIDTKRPWFPDARMPGVFPTKVKIQDELDKRVEINDLPYQLYHTPNDQT, encoded by the coding sequence ATGAGGATAATAGAAATTGTGCTACAGACGAATCGCTTAGATGAGATGAAATCATTTTATGGAAAGTTGTTGGAATTTCCTGTAGAGAAAGATTCAGCGGAGTCATTTACGGTTAAAGCTGGAGAATCCAAAATAATTTTTCAAAAACCTAGCTGTGACCTCAAGGCGTTTTATCATTTTGCTTTTATGATTCCTTCTAATAAATTGGAGGAATCAAAGCAGTGGCTTCAGAATAAAGGAATCGTTTTATATTCAATTGACAATCAGGATCAATTCTTTTTCTCCGACTGGAATGCAACCGCATCTTATTTTTACGATCCAGACGGTAATCTGGTCGAATTTATAGCTCATCACTCCTTGAACAATCCCTCGGATGCTCCTTTCAGACAAAACAGCATCCTTCAGATCAGCGAAATAGGACTACCCGTTCACGATTTTGCAGAAGATTCAAAACGTATTTGCGAAGCTTCTTCACAGGAAATATGGCAAGGAGACGGAAAACAATTTGCTGCAATTGGCAACGTCGAAGGATTGTTTATTGTCATTGATACTAAACGTCCGTGGTTTCCCGATGCAAGAATGCCTGGTGTGTTTCCCACGAAGGTAAAGATTCAAGACGAATTAGACAAAAGAGTAGAGATTAATGATCTACCGTACCAGCTTTATCACACTCCGAACGATCAGACTTAA